One segment of Enterobacter ludwigii DNA contains the following:
- a CDS encoding flagellar protein FlhE, which yields MSKPYLAGLLLISPWALAASGSWSSESFGGTMTRGQQSVKSKPLHSPSPLPPEARATTVHWKIKTDGLTPSGLRIRLCNAARCVRLAGWAGEMPLPAGIAPEGPFRFEYHASEAGTLRSPLTILSNQLTVNYHSSH from the coding sequence ATGAGTAAACCGTATCTGGCGGGACTCCTTCTGATCTCGCCGTGGGCGCTGGCCGCCAGCGGCAGCTGGAGCAGCGAGAGCTTTGGCGGTACGATGACGCGCGGCCAACAGTCCGTAAAAAGTAAACCGCTCCATAGCCCTTCTCCCCTTCCTCCTGAGGCACGCGCGACGACTGTTCACTGGAAGATAAAAACGGATGGCCTTACGCCTTCAGGATTGCGTATTCGACTGTGCAACGCGGCACGCTGTGTGAGATTAGCCGGGTGGGCGGGAGAAATGCCCCTCCCGGCCGGGATTGCGCCAGAAGGACCGTTTCGGTTTGAATATCATGCCTCTGAAGCAGGGACGCTTCGTTCCCCGTTGACCATACTGAGCAATCAGTTGACGGTGAATTATCACTCCAGCCATTAA
- a CDS encoding class I SAM-dependent methyltransferase: protein MKKETNDGIKVYTPLALKFYDWWVLNISNRYAWKCATERHLIPYFRNNMRNHHLDIGVGTGFYLNYAPSLCTVSLLDLNRASLDAANTRVGRDRIKESILHDVFNPFPSHLHDQFDSVSLFYLLHCLPGTMKDKSPVIRNAATALTDEGCLFGATILGDDIGHNAFGRKLMTVYNKKGIFSNRTDNIEELQTILSEAFHQVDIKVEGKVALFKAANKKQAAYR, encoded by the coding sequence GTGAAAAAAGAAACAAATGATGGAATAAAAGTTTATACACCGCTCGCATTGAAATTCTATGACTGGTGGGTGTTAAACATATCAAATCGCTACGCCTGGAAATGCGCCACAGAGCGTCATCTTATTCCGTATTTCAGAAACAACATGAGAAATCATCATCTGGATATCGGGGTGGGAACGGGGTTCTACCTGAATTATGCCCCGTCCCTTTGCACTGTATCTTTGTTGGATTTAAACAGAGCAAGTCTCGATGCGGCAAATACTCGCGTGGGCAGAGACAGGATCAAAGAATCTATTCTTCATGATGTTTTCAATCCTTTTCCATCTCATCTGCATGACCAGTTTGATTCTGTTTCTCTGTTTTATCTGCTTCATTGCCTGCCCGGCACGATGAAAGATAAATCCCCGGTTATCCGCAACGCTGCCACTGCATTAACCGATGAAGGCTGCCTGTTTGGCGCGACCATCCTCGGCGACGATATCGGCCATAACGCTTTCGGGCGTAAACTGATGACCGTTTATAACAAAAAAGGCATATTTTCTAACAGAACCGACAATATCGAGGAGTTGCAGACGATCCTGTCAGAGGCTTTTCATCAGGTTGACATTAAAGTAGAAGGTAAAGTCGCCCTGTTTAAGGCTGCGAATAAAAAACAGGCCGCATACCGGTGA
- the traF gene encoding conjugal transfer protein TraF, with translation MDNKLLTQSLIAAGLIAAIPYASASSNGFDARSSAMGGVGVASAHFGAAPLTNPALLATSREQDKISLIAPSIGAQASDPANLIDGFDDVTTAWDNLENALGSGNEAEAAGKLADTVAGLAGEHAYASLGLSMVLAVPDDELPVALSVNSWAKGHARALVSQSDLDYLDDVAKGIIIPGKDDLDKLTSRAEGMAALVTEYGVTVAHPFTLGELPVGVGITPKIQRIETWNYNVAINNYDSSDLRDGNWQHQTMSANIDAGFFASVTPEWMVALSAQNLFENKVKTREINGYQPAFIIRPELTAGTAWNNERVTLSADIDLTPVSNFQYVDKNQYAAFGAELRAADWVQLRAGYRLDMRGNDRRVVTGGVGLSAGEAMQFDLTAMAGRDRTIGGVAQFTFHF, from the coding sequence ATGGATAATAAATTACTCACACAGTCTCTCATTGCCGCAGGTCTGATTGCGGCAATTCCTTACGCCAGCGCGTCCAGCAATGGTTTTGACGCACGTAGCTCCGCCATGGGCGGGGTCGGTGTTGCATCGGCACACTTCGGTGCTGCCCCTCTGACCAACCCGGCGCTGCTGGCGACCTCTCGCGAGCAGGATAAAATAAGCCTGATTGCACCGTCAATCGGTGCGCAGGCCAGCGATCCGGCGAATCTGATTGATGGTTTTGATGACGTAACGACGGCATGGGATAACCTGGAAAACGCACTAGGCAGTGGCAATGAGGCGGAAGCTGCTGGCAAACTGGCTGATACCGTAGCGGGCCTGGCGGGTGAACATGCCTATGCGAGCCTGGGGTTAAGCATGGTGCTGGCGGTGCCGGATGACGAATTACCGGTGGCCTTATCCGTCAACAGCTGGGCGAAAGGGCATGCACGCGCCCTGGTCAGCCAGTCTGATTTGGATTATCTGGATGATGTCGCCAAAGGTATTATCATTCCGGGAAAAGATGACCTTGATAAACTCACTTCCCGTGCGGAAGGCATGGCGGCGCTGGTGACGGAATATGGCGTGACGGTTGCGCATCCTTTTACGCTCGGCGAACTGCCGGTGGGTGTTGGGATCACGCCTAAAATCCAGCGTATTGAAACCTGGAACTATAACGTCGCCATTAATAATTATGATTCATCGGATCTGCGCGACGGCAACTGGCAGCATCAAACGATGAGCGCCAATATTGACGCAGGCTTTTTTGCCTCCGTCACGCCAGAGTGGATGGTAGCCCTTTCCGCGCAGAACCTGTTTGAAAACAAAGTGAAAACGCGTGAAATCAACGGTTATCAGCCGGCGTTTATCATTCGTCCCGAGCTGACGGCTGGTACGGCCTGGAATAACGAGCGCGTAACCCTGAGTGCAGATATCGACCTCACCCCGGTGAGCAATTTCCAGTATGTCGATAAAAACCAGTATGCAGCCTTTGGGGCAGAACTGCGTGCGGCGGACTGGGTGCAATTGCGGGCGGGCTACCGGCTGGATATGCGCGGTAACGATCGTCGTGTTGTCACCGGTGGGGTTGGCTTATCCGCCGGAGAGGCCATGCAGTTTGATTTAACGGCTATGGCCGGGCGAGATCGCACGATTGGCGGTGTTGCACAATTTACGTTCCATTTCTGA
- a CDS encoding tail fiber domain-containing protein produces the protein MLFRKIAFVAVPLLFSSVAWADVGAPCCPFSDENLKENIKPLDHSLEKILKLKGVSYTWKEDKTGDVGLIAQDVEKVYPELVKTKGEIKQVDYQKLVAPLIEAVREQQNEINALKADVAQCARKAN, from the coding sequence ATGCTGTTCAGAAAAATCGCTTTCGTTGCTGTTCCTTTACTTTTTTCCTCCGTTGCATGGGCTGATGTTGGTGCGCCATGTTGCCCTTTCAGCGATGAAAATCTGAAAGAAAATATCAAGCCACTGGATCATTCTCTGGAAAAAATCCTCAAACTGAAAGGCGTTTCTTATACCTGGAAAGAGGATAAAACAGGGGATGTCGGCTTAATTGCTCAGGATGTAGAGAAGGTGTATCCGGAGCTGGTTAAAACTAAAGGTGAAATAAAACAGGTTGATTATCAAAAGCTTGTCGCGCCATTGATTGAAGCCGTACGTGAGCAGCAGAATGAAATCAACGCGCTGAAAGCAGACGTCGCCCAATGTGCACGTAAAGCAAACTAG
- the mtfA gene encoding DgsA anti-repressor MtfA, whose translation MIKWPWKTNDAGRNMALPWDEALAIPVLANLQPDEQSKLVQLADRFLQQKRLVPLQGFELDPLKNARIALLFCLPVLELGIEWLDGFHEVLIYPAPFVVDDEWQDDFGLVHNQRVVQSGQSWQQGPIILNWLDIQDSFDASGFNLIIHEVAHKLDTRNGDRASGVPLIPLREVAGWEHDLHAAMDNIQDEIDLVGESAASIDAYAATDPAECFAVLSEYFFSAPELFAPRFPALWQRFCQFYQQDPLLRLRQNEDPAGNSSHQLH comes from the coding sequence ATGATTAAGTGGCCCTGGAAAACGAATGACGCTGGCCGAAATATGGCGCTGCCGTGGGATGAAGCGCTGGCGATCCCTGTTCTGGCTAATCTTCAGCCGGATGAACAATCAAAACTGGTTCAACTGGCGGATCGCTTTTTGCAGCAAAAACGTCTGGTTCCGCTGCAGGGCTTCGAGCTGGATCCCCTGAAAAACGCACGTATCGCCCTGCTTTTCTGTCTGCCGGTACTGGAACTCGGTATTGAGTGGCTGGATGGCTTCCATGAAGTACTCATCTACCCTGCACCGTTCGTGGTGGACGATGAATGGCAGGACGATTTCGGCCTGGTGCATAACCAGCGGGTGGTGCAGTCCGGGCAAAGCTGGCAGCAAGGACCGATCATCCTGAACTGGCTTGATATTCAGGACTCGTTCGACGCATCAGGCTTTAACCTGATCATTCACGAAGTGGCGCATAAGCTGGATACCCGCAACGGCGATCGTGCCAGCGGTGTACCGCTGATCCCGCTTCGTGAGGTTGCAGGTTGGGAACACGATCTGCATGCGGCAATGGATAATATCCAGGATGAGATAGATCTGGTGGGCGAAAGTGCCGCCAGCATCGATGCCTATGCGGCAACCGATCCTGCGGAGTGCTTTGCGGTGCTGTCAGAATATTTCTTTAGCGCGCCTGAGCTTTTCGCCCCCCGTTTCCCGGCCCTGTGGCAACGGTTCTGTCAGTTTTATCAGCAAGACCCTCTGCTGCGTCTGCGGCAAAATGAGGATCCTGCCGGCAATTCATCTCACCAGCTCCATTAA
- a CDS encoding MFS transporter, with translation MRTYPETLTENLTPKANWPLALCAGLLGIGQNGLLVMLPQLVTLTGLSLSVWAGLLMFGSMLFLPASPWWGRQSERHGCKVVMLASLSGYLASFVVMALVVWAMASGMMSAVWGLAGLILSRTLYGLTVSGLVPAAQTWAIQRAGLDKRMAALATISSGLSCGRLLGPPLAAMMLSVNPVAPLWLMAIAPFIALLLVLREVADPPLPPVAHQATRVQVSMLPYLVLALLLAALVSLMQLGLSPHLSPLLEGNPREVSHHVALLLSLAALATLAAQFLVVRPQHFSPVTLLCLAAVLMVTGLGLMCIAGLVLFYVGIVMTSLGAAMATPGYQLLLNERLTTGKGAGVIATSHTLGYGLSALLVPVVTRLFGEVFLTQAAWVMALMFLVMSLWVRAVNRTHVDPS, from the coding sequence ATGCGCACTTACCCTGAAACACTGACGGAAAACCTCACCCCGAAAGCGAACTGGCCACTGGCGTTATGCGCCGGATTGTTAGGTATTGGGCAAAACGGTTTGCTGGTCATGCTGCCGCAACTGGTCACCCTGACCGGGTTATCGCTTTCCGTCTGGGCGGGGCTGTTAATGTTCGGCTCCATGCTCTTTTTACCCGCATCGCCGTGGTGGGGACGCCAGAGCGAGCGACACGGCTGCAAGGTCGTGATGCTGGCCTCGCTAAGTGGCTATCTGGCAAGTTTCGTCGTGATGGCGCTGGTGGTCTGGGCGATGGCAAGCGGGATGATGAGTGCTGTCTGGGGGCTGGCGGGCCTGATCCTCTCGCGTACGCTGTACGGCCTGACCGTCTCAGGGCTGGTGCCCGCGGCTCAGACATGGGCCATCCAGCGCGCGGGTCTGGATAAACGCATGGCCGCGCTGGCGACCATTAGCTCCGGCCTCAGCTGCGGTCGTCTGCTGGGGCCGCCGCTGGCGGCGATGATGCTTAGCGTCAATCCGGTGGCACCCCTCTGGTTGATGGCGATTGCACCGTTTATTGCTCTCCTGCTGGTCCTTCGAGAGGTCGCCGATCCGCCGCTGCCGCCGGTCGCGCATCAGGCGACGCGTGTGCAGGTTTCAATGCTGCCGTACCTTGTGCTGGCGTTGCTTCTGGCCGCACTGGTGAGCCTGATGCAGCTTGGCCTGTCACCGCATCTCAGCCCTCTGCTGGAGGGTAACCCGCGAGAGGTGAGTCATCATGTCGCGCTGCTGCTGAGTCTGGCCGCGCTGGCAACGCTCGCTGCACAATTTCTGGTGGTCCGTCCGCAGCATTTCAGCCCGGTGACATTGCTCTGCCTGGCCGCGGTACTGATGGTGACGGGACTGGGGCTAATGTGTATTGCCGGTCTGGTGTTGTTCTACGTGGGAATTGTCATGACGTCGCTGGGAGCCGCCATGGCGACGCCGGGATACCAGCTGCTGCTGAATGAACGGCTGACCACCGGAAAAGGGGCGGGAGTGATTGCCACCAGCCACACGCTGGGCTACGGCCTGAGTGCGCTGCTGGTGCCTGTCGTCACGCGTTTATTTGGCGAGGTATTTTTAACGCAGGCCGCCTGGGTGATGGCGCTGATGTTTCTGGTGATGAGCTTATGGGTACGGGCGGTCAATCGTACCCATGTCGACCCGTCTTAA
- a CDS encoding IucA/IucC family protein yields MRTLPRSAGTDVAAQCFLNALLRETKDWRYLPATVADELSQIHIPLSSTQAIRVPVRYFSSTQHHQYHFPATLIQRDSDSGDAVTFTQLIDLILEKPSVKGSLDTETLARFKQRALESHAHTWQAIDLRHNWANLRDKPLNFAQAEQALLVGHAFHPAPKSHEPFNESEARRYLPDFASRFPLRWFAVKRELIAGDCLAVSLRERLLRFAAQSAPELLGHFTDTCWLLPMHPWQAEHLLGQAWCQRLVANGDLQDLGEAGAQWLPTSSSRSLYSETNSDMIKFSLSVRLTNSVRTLSVKEVKRGMRLARLAKTARWQTLQARYPTLRVMQEDGWAGLRDENGVIQEESLMALRVNLLFETPDSQTNVLVSLTQAAPDGGDSLLVAAVRRLSQRLDLPLAEAARCWVQAYCDRVLLPLFSAEADYGLVLLAHQQNILVEMQQDFPVGLIYRDCQGSAWTEGADEWLKEAGEHDVENRFGESQLLRYFPYYLLLNSTLAVTAALAAAGFDSEESLMAQVRDALAELRKTAKQTRCLDYVLDSPTWNCKGNFFCYLHDRNENTIADPAVIYFDFSNPFYKEKA; encoded by the coding sequence ATGCGTACTCTGCCCCGCTCCGCCGGTACAGACGTTGCGGCCCAGTGTTTTTTGAACGCCCTGTTGCGTGAAACGAAGGACTGGCGCTATCTCCCCGCTACCGTTGCGGATGAGCTATCGCAGATTCATATTCCGCTCTCTTCAACCCAGGCCATTCGGGTTCCGGTACGCTATTTCTCTTCAACTCAGCATCATCAGTATCACTTTCCGGCGACGCTTATCCAGCGCGACAGCGACAGCGGTGACGCCGTCACTTTCACGCAACTGATTGACTTAATTCTGGAAAAGCCTTCAGTTAAAGGCTCACTCGATACCGAGACGCTGGCTCGCTTTAAGCAACGCGCCCTTGAAAGCCATGCCCACACCTGGCAGGCCATAGATTTGCGCCACAACTGGGCAAACCTGCGTGACAAACCGCTGAATTTTGCCCAAGCAGAACAGGCGCTGCTGGTGGGACATGCGTTTCACCCGGCCCCCAAATCTCACGAGCCGTTTAACGAAAGTGAAGCGCGCCGCTATTTGCCTGATTTTGCCTCCCGCTTCCCGCTGCGCTGGTTTGCGGTTAAGCGTGAATTGATTGCCGGCGACTGCCTGGCCGTCTCTCTTCGCGAACGCCTGCTGCGCTTCGCAGCGCAGAGTGCCCCTGAGCTCCTCGGTCACTTCACCGATACCTGCTGGCTGCTGCCGATGCATCCGTGGCAGGCCGAGCATCTGCTGGGTCAGGCCTGGTGCCAGCGTCTTGTGGCTAACGGCGACCTGCAGGATTTGGGCGAAGCGGGCGCGCAGTGGCTGCCCACCAGCTCCTCGCGCTCGCTGTACAGCGAAACCAACAGCGACATGATCAAGTTTTCCCTCAGCGTGCGCCTGACCAACTCCGTGCGCACGCTGTCGGTGAAAGAGGTTAAACGCGGTATGCGCCTGGCGCGTCTGGCTAAGACAGCGCGCTGGCAGACCTTACAGGCACGCTACCCGACCCTGCGTGTTATGCAGGAAGACGGCTGGGCGGGGCTGCGTGATGAAAATGGCGTCATCCAGGAAGAGAGCCTGATGGCCCTGCGCGTTAACCTGCTGTTTGAGACGCCAGACAGCCAGACCAACGTACTGGTGAGCCTGACGCAGGCGGCACCGGACGGAGGTGACAGTCTGCTGGTTGCGGCGGTACGTCGTCTGAGCCAGCGCCTGGATTTACCCCTCGCCGAGGCTGCGCGCTGCTGGGTGCAGGCGTATTGCGATCGCGTCTTACTTCCGCTGTTTAGCGCGGAAGCGGATTACGGCCTGGTTCTGCTGGCGCACCAGCAAAATATCCTCGTTGAGATGCAGCAGGATTTCCCCGTCGGGCTGATCTACCGCGATTGTCAGGGCAGCGCCTGGACTGAAGGGGCCGATGAATGGCTAAAAGAGGCGGGTGAACATGATGTGGAAAACCGTTTTGGCGAAAGCCAGCTGCTGCGCTACTTCCCCTACTACCTGCTGCTGAACTCAACGCTTGCCGTGACTGCCGCCCTCGCCGCCGCCGGTTTCGACAGCGAAGAGAGCCTGATGGCGCAGGTGCGTGACGCACTGGCCGAATTACGCAAAACAGCGAAACAGACCCGCTGCCTCGACTACGTGCTCGACAGCCCAACCTGGAACTGTAAAGGCAACTTTTTCTGCTATCTGCACGATCGCAACGAAAACACCATCGCCGATCCGGCAGTGATCTATTTCGACTTTAGCAACCCGTTTTACAAGGAGAAGGCGTGA
- a CDS encoding GNAT family N-acetyltransferase yields MANANIVHSGYGFRCTATENTLPLTLGLDGSAVLERVGGIPEGWLVDALDQLFIAAPALTGVTLPWSAWQDEPQAQALFTLASGDYLARETFWQLPLWLQGERPQNHGGMQFDESRQLYFPLRPHRPQGEVYRRYDPQIKRTLSFRVADVAQDGERFTRWMNTPRVNAFWEMAGPQAEQENYLRRQLDSTYCYPLIGCFDDQPFGYFEIYWAAEDRIGRHYRWQPFDRGLHMLVGEENWRGAQYIRSWLRGLSHYLWLDEPRTTRIVAEPRFDNQRLFRHLSSAGFETVKEFDFPHKRSRLIMNQRHRFFSEVGL; encoded by the coding sequence ATGGCAAACGCGAATATCGTCCATTCTGGCTATGGCTTTCGCTGCACCGCAACGGAGAACACTCTGCCCCTGACGTTAGGTCTCGACGGCAGCGCAGTGCTTGAGCGCGTGGGTGGTATCCCGGAAGGTTGGTTAGTCGACGCGCTGGATCAGCTATTTATCGCCGCGCCGGCACTGACCGGCGTCACGCTCCCCTGGTCCGCCTGGCAGGATGAACCGCAGGCGCAGGCGCTGTTTACGCTTGCCAGCGGGGATTATCTGGCGCGCGAAACGTTCTGGCAGTTGCCTCTGTGGCTGCAGGGAGAACGGCCCCAGAACCACGGCGGCATGCAGTTCGATGAAAGCCGTCAGCTTTACTTCCCGCTGCGCCCTCACCGCCCGCAAGGTGAAGTCTATCGCCGTTACGACCCGCAGATTAAACGCACCCTGAGTTTCCGCGTGGCCGATGTGGCGCAGGACGGCGAACGTTTCACCCGCTGGATGAACACCCCGCGCGTTAACGCCTTCTGGGAGATGGCCGGCCCGCAGGCGGAGCAGGAAAATTACCTGCGCCGTCAGCTCGACTCGACCTATTGTTATCCGCTTATCGGCTGCTTTGATGACCAGCCGTTCGGCTACTTTGAAATTTACTGGGCGGCGGAAGACCGTATTGGCCGTCACTATCGCTGGCAGCCGTTTGACCGCGGCCTGCACATGCTGGTTGGGGAAGAAAACTGGCGCGGCGCGCAGTATATCCGCAGCTGGCTGCGCGGTCTGAGCCATTATCTGTGGCTGGATGAGCCACGCACAACACGCATCGTTGCCGAGCCGCGTTTCGACAACCAGCGCCTGTTCCGCCATCTTTCGTCTGCCGGTTTCGAAACCGTGAAAGAGTTCGACTTCCCGCATAAACGCTCGCGCCTCATCATGAACCAGCGTCACCGCTTCTTCAGCGAGGTGGGACTGTGA
- the iucC gene encoding IucA/IucC family protein, translated as MNVYWQKVNRDMVAKILAELEYERTLSARQLADNRWQITMGAETWQFQATRGIWGWLHIDPESLTTVSGNAVDAETALLQLATVLEMSDAQTAEHLEDLYATLRGDIQLLQARETLDADALIHLDPDELQCLMSGHPKFIFNKGRRGWGLDALRQYAPEYRGRFRLHWVAVQRAHLVWSSDVDCDINTLLASAMDNAERARFDARWQALDLDDNWLPVPLHPWQWQQKIAVHFLAQLARGEMVELGEFGDEYLAQQSLRTLTNASRRAPFDIKLPLTIYNTSCYRGIPGKYIAAGPLASRWLQQQFASDATLIRCGAQVLGEPAAGYLSHPSYAALPKAPYRYQEMLGVIWRENPSCYLQQGEEAVLMAALMESDNAGRPLIDAWIAQSGFAAEAWLEKLFDATVIPFYHLLCRYGVALIAHGQNVTLVMKDAIPQRILLKDFQGDMRLVDEDFPQAASLPEQVKSVTARLSADYIIHDLQTGNFVTVLRFISRLTLQSGVSETRFYQILAEVLRRYMAAHPDLAERFAKFDLFKPQIIRVILNPVKLTFSEHDGGSRMLPNYVTDLDNPLFLVSQESAQ; from the coding sequence GTGAACGTGTACTGGCAGAAAGTGAACCGCGACATGGTGGCGAAAATCCTCGCCGAGCTGGAATATGAACGCACCCTGAGCGCCCGGCAGCTGGCAGACAATCGCTGGCAAATCACCATGGGCGCGGAGACCTGGCAGTTCCAGGCCACGCGCGGGATCTGGGGCTGGCTGCATATCGACCCCGAGAGCCTGACCACCGTCAGCGGTAACGCAGTGGACGCAGAAACTGCACTGCTGCAGCTTGCGACGGTATTGGAGATGAGCGACGCGCAGACCGCGGAGCATCTGGAAGATCTCTATGCCACGCTGCGGGGTGATATTCAGCTGTTACAGGCGCGCGAAACGCTGGATGCTGACGCGCTCATTCATCTCGACCCGGACGAATTACAGTGCCTGATGAGCGGCCATCCTAAGTTTATCTTTAACAAGGGGCGGCGCGGCTGGGGGCTGGATGCGCTACGCCAGTATGCCCCGGAATACCGTGGCCGTTTTCGCCTGCACTGGGTCGCCGTGCAACGTGCGCACCTGGTCTGGAGCAGCGATGTTGATTGCGATATCAATACCCTGCTGGCGAGCGCCATGGATAACGCCGAGCGCGCCCGGTTTGATGCCCGCTGGCAGGCGCTGGATCTTGATGATAACTGGCTGCCCGTGCCGCTGCATCCGTGGCAGTGGCAACAAAAGATTGCTGTCCATTTCCTGGCGCAACTCGCGCGCGGCGAAATGGTTGAGCTGGGCGAGTTTGGCGACGAGTACCTGGCGCAGCAATCGTTGCGTACTCTCACCAATGCCAGCCGCCGCGCGCCGTTTGACATCAAGCTGCCGCTGACCATTTACAACACCTCCTGCTATCGCGGTATTCCGGGTAAGTACATTGCCGCTGGCCCGCTGGCCTCACGCTGGTTACAGCAGCAGTTTGCCAGCGATGCCACGCTTATTCGCTGTGGCGCGCAGGTGCTTGGCGAGCCCGCGGCCGGGTATCTTTCCCACCCGAGTTACGCCGCGCTGCCGAAAGCGCCTTACCGCTATCAGGAGATGCTGGGGGTTATCTGGCGCGAAAATCCGTCCTGTTATCTCCAGCAGGGTGAAGAAGCGGTGCTGATGGCTGCGTTGATGGAGAGCGATAACGCCGGACGCCCCTTGATTGACGCATGGATCGCCCAATCCGGTTTTGCCGCTGAAGCCTGGCTGGAAAAGCTCTTTGACGCGACGGTCATCCCTTTCTATCACCTGCTCTGCCGCTATGGCGTGGCGCTTATCGCCCACGGCCAGAACGTGACGCTGGTGATGAAAGACGCCATCCCGCAACGCATCCTGCTGAAAGATTTCCAGGGGGACATGCGCCTGGTGGATGAAGATTTCCCGCAGGCAGCAAGCCTGCCTGAACAGGTGAAGTCCGTCACGGCGCGCCTGAGTGCGGATTACATCATTCACGATCTGCAAACCGGTAACTTTGTCACGGTGCTGCGGTTTATTTCACGCCTTACCCTGCAAAGCGGCGTCAGCGAAACCCGTTTCTACCAGATCCTGGCCGAGGTATTGCGCCGCTATATGGCCGCGCATCCCGATCTCGCCGAACGCTTTGCGAAGTTTGATCTGTTTAAGCCGCAAATTATTCGCGTGATCCTCAACCCGGTCAAACTGACCTTCTCCGAACACGACGGCGGCAGCCGCATGTTGCCGAACTATGTCACCGATCTTGATAACCCTCTTTTTCTGGTCTCCCAGGAGTCAGCGCAATGA
- a CDS encoding lysine N(6)-hydroxylase/L-ornithine N(5)-oxygenase family protein yields MKTYDFIGIGIGPFNLSIAALAEGLDGFSSLFLERKPHFSWHPGMMVPDCHMQTSFLKDLVSAVEPTNRHSFLNYLVQRKKFYRFLTTEQRTVSREEFADYLCWAAENLTNLSFSQQVQQVSFDEKNGLFDVVTQRDRFLARHVCVGIGKQINLPDCAPAQDDSCFHASEMMLRTPDLAGKRVTVVGGGQSGADLFLNIFRGEWGQPLSLNWVSRRNNYNALDEAAFANEYFTPEYVDSFSTLGEEARRQMLHEQKMTSDGITTESLLAIYRAMYHRFEVLREKPWAHLLPSRSVTAIAQQENGKRLTLQHHLDGGREQLDTDVVIFATGYRTVQPAFLAPLSHRLRLDADETFCINNDFTLEWDGPQSNRLFAVNAGMHRLGIAEPQLSLMAWRAARILNRAHDDEPFELATTPGVIHWRSTPRPDSSQVYQSLARTTEY; encoded by the coding sequence ATGAAAACGTATGATTTCATCGGCATTGGTATTGGCCCGTTTAACCTCAGCATCGCCGCACTGGCTGAGGGACTGGACGGTTTTAGTTCACTGTTTCTTGAACGCAAGCCGCATTTTTCCTGGCACCCTGGCATGATGGTGCCGGACTGCCATATGCAAACCAGCTTCCTGAAAGATCTGGTGAGCGCCGTGGAACCCACCAATCGCCACAGTTTTCTTAACTATCTGGTGCAGCGTAAAAAGTTCTATCGTTTTCTGACCACCGAGCAGCGTACCGTTTCTCGCGAAGAGTTTGCCGATTACCTGTGCTGGGCCGCGGAAAATCTCACTAACCTGTCCTTCAGCCAGCAGGTACAGCAGGTCAGTTTTGATGAAAAAAACGGTCTGTTCGACGTGGTGACTCAGCGCGATCGCTTCCTGGCGCGTCACGTCTGCGTAGGAATTGGCAAACAGATTAACCTGCCTGACTGCGCTCCGGCGCAGGATGACAGCTGCTTCCACGCCAGCGAGATGATGCTGCGCACGCCGGACTTAGCGGGCAAGCGCGTCACCGTCGTCGGCGGAGGTCAGAGTGGTGCAGATCTGTTTCTGAATATCTTCCGCGGGGAGTGGGGTCAGCCACTGAGCCTGAACTGGGTTTCCCGACGCAACAATTATAACGCGCTGGATGAAGCGGCTTTCGCCAACGAGTATTTCACGCCGGAATATGTAGACAGCTTCTCCACGCTTGGCGAAGAGGCGCGTCGTCAGATGCTGCACGAACAGAAGATGACCTCCGACGGCATCACCACGGAGTCTCTGCTGGCGATTTATCGCGCCATGTATCACCGCTTCGAAGTGCTGCGGGAAAAACCGTGGGCACACCTCCTGCCCTCTCGCTCGGTCACCGCGATCGCGCAGCAGGAGAACGGCAAGCGCCTGACGTTACAGCATCACCTTGACGGTGGCCGTGAACAACTTGATACCGACGTGGTGATTTTCGCGACCGGCTATCGCACCGTGCAGCCTGCGTTTCTGGCACCGCTCTCCCATCGCCTGCGTCTGGACGCCGACGAAACCTTCTGCATCAACAATGATTTCACCCTTGAATGGGACGGCCCGCAGAGCAACCGCCTGTTCGCCGTGAATGCCGGGATGCACCGTCTTGGCATTGCCGAACCCCAGCTCAGCCTGATGGCCTGGCGCGCCGCGCGAATTCTGAATCGCGCGCACGACGACGAGCCGTTTGAGCTGGCCACCACCCCTGGCGTGATCCACTGGCGAAGCACTCCCCGCCCGGACAGCAGCCAGGTTTATCAATCTTTAGCAAGAACCACCGAGTACTGA